A single region of the Syntrophotaleaceae bacterium genome encodes:
- a CDS encoding DksA/TraR family C4-type zinc finger protein — protein MAVGWSRDGAVQDQIDATVEEAVERARSRLPAGESATHCEDCETEIPEARRKAVPGVRLCIRCQSELEKRQKTVSAYNRRGSKDSQLK, from the coding sequence ATGGCGGTCGGTTGGTCTCGGGATGGTGCCGTTCAGGATCAGATAGACGCTACGGTTGAGGAGGCGGTGGAACGGGCTCGAAGCCGGCTGCCCGCCGGCGAGAGTGCAACCCATTGCGAAGATTGCGAGACGGAGATCCCCGAGGCGCGACGCAAGGCTGTTCCCGGCGTTCGCCTTTGTATCAGGTGTCAATCGGAGCTCGAAAAGAGGCAGAAAACCGTTTCGGCTTATAATCGACGGGGCAGCAAGGACAGCCAGCTCAAATAG
- a CDS encoding VTT domain-containing protein has translation MKKILRPGDNCWCLAHAERVAFLVDGEAIFSAFEKAAAQARRSLLIVGWDIDSRVKLKRSSSDECSVTIGSFLENLVIRNPELEIHILIWDYPVIYALDREPLPIFNLDWKTHRRIHLSLDSQHPIGACHHQKIVVVDDGLALAGGFDLSNRRWDTPQHHPDDPQRIDPLGKPYPPFHDVQALVQGPIAGKLGELARERWFRATGSRLPTPEGRRGIEWPESVAVDMTNIAIGIVRTEPAFKNRTEVREVQRLFIQSIAAAEKYIYIENQYLTSRVLLEALLNRLGGKSGPEIIIILPKSNTGWLEENTMGQLRRVVLQSLAKADDQGRLGIFCPVVGASGRQTESEVRIHSKVMIADDTFVRIGSANLNNRSMGLDTECDLALETAPGESEAIGVIGFRNRLLGEHLGVSPEEVGKAIADQRSLLKAINLLNVKDHCLENLISPQILEETFTTKEIALIDPEQPIKLDLMMDQMVVPAQDAAENSRSAKRKLVFFALAVLLLLSLWRFTPLKEYLDTETLTFLAISVRQSPLAWLYVFFAYVVGGLLFFPVTVLIVVTSALFSPLSGFFFSLAGCLGSAALTFAIGHWMGRDTIRHFAGGRLNRISKQIARKGILAIGAVRLVPIAPFTLVNLVAGASHIRFRDFFLGTLAGMVPGIAGLTIVTDRIRAFLSEPGLWNTLLLVALLLLVGAGGYFLKKRLSRQE, from the coding sequence ATGAAAAAGATTTTACGTCCCGGAGATAACTGCTGGTGTCTGGCCCATGCCGAGAGGGTGGCCTTTCTGGTGGATGGAGAGGCGATCTTCTCGGCCTTCGAAAAGGCCGCCGCTCAAGCCCGCCGTTCCCTGCTGATCGTCGGTTGGGATATCGACAGCCGCGTCAAACTTAAACGCTCTTCCTCTGACGAATGTAGCGTAACCATCGGATCTTTTCTGGAAAACCTGGTCATCCGAAATCCGGAACTCGAAATCCATATTCTGATCTGGGACTATCCTGTCATCTACGCTCTGGATCGGGAACCTTTGCCGATCTTCAACCTCGACTGGAAAACCCATCGCCGGATCCACCTGTCCCTCGACAGCCAGCACCCCATCGGCGCCTGCCATCATCAGAAAATCGTGGTGGTGGACGATGGTCTGGCCCTGGCCGGAGGGTTCGATCTGTCCAACCGTCGCTGGGACACCCCGCAGCATCATCCTGACGATCCCCAAAGGATCGATCCTCTCGGCAAACCCTACCCACCCTTTCATGACGTACAGGCGCTGGTTCAAGGTCCGATCGCCGGAAAGCTGGGCGAGCTGGCCAGAGAGAGATGGTTTCGGGCCACGGGAAGCAGACTCCCAACGCCCGAAGGCAGGAGAGGGATTGAGTGGCCCGAAAGCGTGGCGGTCGACATGACGAACATTGCCATCGGCATTGTCAGAACCGAACCCGCCTTCAAGAATCGGACGGAAGTCAGGGAGGTGCAGCGTCTTTTTATCCAATCCATTGCCGCTGCCGAAAAATACATTTATATCGAAAATCAGTACCTGACGTCCCGGGTCTTACTTGAAGCCCTGCTGAACAGGCTGGGAGGAAAGAGCGGACCTGAAATCATCATCATCCTGCCCAAAAGCAACACCGGATGGCTGGAGGAAAACACCATGGGTCAGCTTCGCAGGGTGGTCCTGCAGTCCCTGGCCAAGGCGGACGACCAGGGACGGCTGGGCATCTTCTGCCCCGTTGTCGGGGCATCGGGACGGCAAACAGAATCCGAAGTCAGGATTCATTCGAAAGTCATGATTGCAGACGATACCTTCGTCCGGATCGGATCGGCCAATCTCAACAATCGCTCCATGGGTCTGGATACCGAATGCGATCTGGCACTGGAAACGGCACCGGGCGAATCGGAAGCCATCGGGGTTATCGGCTTTCGCAACCGATTGCTGGGAGAACACCTCGGAGTCTCACCGGAGGAGGTCGGTAAGGCGATCGCCGACCAGAGGTCTCTCCTGAAAGCCATAAACCTGCTGAATGTGAAGGATCACTGTCTGGAGAACCTGATCTCCCCGCAGATTCTTGAAGAGACATTCACAACAAAGGAGATAGCGCTCATCGATCCGGAACAGCCGATCAAACTGGATCTAATGATGGACCAGATGGTGGTGCCGGCGCAGGATGCAGCCGAAAATTCCCGTTCGGCCAAGCGCAAACTGGTCTTTTTCGCTCTGGCGGTTCTGTTGCTGCTCTCCTTGTGGCGCTTCACACCTCTCAAGGAATACCTCGATACCGAGACTCTTACCTTCTTGGCGATATCTGTCCGGCAAAGCCCTCTGGCCTGGTTGTATGTTTTTTTTGCATACGTCGTCGGCGGCCTTCTGTTTTTTCCGGTGACCGTTCTTATCGTTGTCACTTCGGCCCTGTTTTCGCCTCTTTCCGGTTTTTTCTTCAGTCTGGCGGGCTGTCTGGGCAGTGCCGCCCTCACCTTCGCCATCGGCCACTGGATGGGCCGGGATACCATTCGACATTTTGCCGGGGGCCGTCTGAACAGGATCAGCAAGCAGATCGCCCGCAAGGGCATCCTCGCCATCGGCGCCGTGCGCCTGGTCCCCATCGCTCCCTTCACCCTCGTCAACCTGGTAGCCGGAGCGTCTCATATCCGCTTCAGAGATTTTTTTCTGGGGACTCTGGCTGGAATGGTGCCGGGGATCGCGGGTTTGACCATTGTAACGGATCGCATCAGGGCTTTCCTGTCGGAACCAGGCCTGTGGAATACGCTGTTGCTGGTGGCGCTGTTGCTGCTGGTGGGCGCGGGAGGTTATTTTCTGAAGAAAAGACTCAGCCGGCAGGAGTAA
- a CDS encoding AI-2E family transporter, translating to MLALIALLLYLAAVIAILFPFLQALLWAGIIALMTYPLYDRLYLAVNRRRNLASSLMTLGVILVLVLPVVALIVYFATQGQDFYENMEPALFNDPASIWHQIKKFPPVNLLINILNPIFARFEINLQETFRVALQQSMDVLVNFSTAVVKKSFSFALELVIMAVALFFIYRDGENFAQRILDLIPLRSEIKGLLIQRVKEVVTKILSGLLFACFIQGILATLGYLLVGLPVPVLLGIATAIAALIPLVGTTLVWVPAALILVLQGDYFRGLILLVWGAALISPSDNLIRALSMSGRAGTIYISPLVIILGLLGGMAVFGFIGIVLGPLVLSLFLSVMELFTSHPLQTSEDVDAQ from the coding sequence ATGCTGGCGTTAATTGCCCTGCTTCTCTATCTTGCGGCCGTCATAGCCATACTGTTTCCGTTTCTGCAGGCTCTGCTCTGGGCAGGCATCATCGCCCTGATGACCTATCCCCTCTACGATCGTCTCTACCTGGCCGTCAACAGGCGCAGAAATCTGGCGTCTTCCCTGATGACCCTCGGGGTCATTCTGGTCCTTGTCCTGCCGGTCGTTGCCCTGATTGTCTATTTTGCCACCCAAGGCCAGGACTTCTATGAAAATATGGAACCCGCATTATTCAATGATCCTGCAAGCATCTGGCACCAGATTAAAAAATTTCCTCCGGTGAATCTGCTGATCAATATCCTGAATCCAATTTTCGCCCGTTTCGAGATCAATCTTCAGGAAACTTTCAGGGTCGCCCTCCAGCAATCCATGGATGTTCTGGTCAACTTTTCAACGGCGGTGGTGAAAAAGTCCTTCTCCTTCGCGTTGGAACTGGTCATCATGGCCGTCGCCCTGTTCTTCATATATCGGGACGGGGAAAATTTCGCCCAAAGGATCCTGGACCTGATCCCGCTCAGATCGGAAATCAAGGGTTTGTTGATTCAGAGGGTCAAGGAGGTTGTCACCAAAATTCTTTCCGGTCTCCTTTTCGCCTGTTTCATTCAGGGAATTCTGGCGACCCTGGGATACCTGCTGGTTGGGCTCCCCGTCCCCGTGCTCCTGGGCATCGCAACGGCGATTGCAGCCCTGATCCCGTTAGTGGGGACCACTCTGGTCTGGGTTCCGGCAGCGCTGATCCTGGTATTGCAGGGCGATTACTTCAGGGGACTGATTTTGCTCGTCTGGGGCGCAGCGCTGATCTCCCCTTCGGACAACCTGATCCGCGCCCTGTCCATGAGCGGCAGGGCCGGTACCATCTATATCTCGCCTCTGGTCATCATCCTCGGGCTGCTCGGCGGCATGGCGGTTTTCGGTTTTATCGGAATCGTACTCGGACCGCTTGTCCTGTCCCTGTTCCTCTCCGTAATGGAGCTGTTCACCAGTCATCCCTTACAGACTTCCGAAGACGTCGATGCCCAATGA
- a CDS encoding thermonuclease family protein — translation MRGFRRKQKLPFCIDRMRHPRFFFLAVLLFLATTAVASPLIYGEATVSEVTSIYDGDTFRCNISGYPPIIGERIAVRINGIDTPELRDNHPRVKALARKSKQYTVQRLREGRHIVLRNMQRGKYFRIVADVYVDGGNLGQELIVRGLAKPYDGGKKTEWE, via the coding sequence GTGAGAGGATTTCGCCGCAAACAGAAATTACCTTTTTGTATAGACCGCATGCGACATCCACGATTTTTCTTCCTTGCCGTCCTCCTGTTTCTGGCAACAACCGCTGTTGCCAGTCCGTTAATATATGGAGAAGCCACTGTTTCAGAAGTTACGAGCATCTACGACGGAGACACCTTCCGCTGTAACATCTCAGGCTATCCGCCGATCATCGGCGAACGGATTGCGGTTCGAATCAATGGCATCGATACGCCCGAACTGAGAGATAACCACCCACGGGTAAAAGCGCTTGCTCGAAAGTCCAAACAGTACACGGTTCAGCGTCTGAGGGAAGGCCGTCATATTGTTTTAAGGAATATGCAGCGGGGAAAGTATTTCCGAATTGTAGCCGATGTCTACGTTGACGGCGGCAACCTTGGACAGGAACTGATCGTCCGGGGACTGGCCAAACCGTATGACGGAGGGAAGAAAACAGAATGGGAGTAA
- the pfkB gene encoding 1-phosphofructokinase, with protein MVETVTLNPALDRTLWVKSIRPDDSNRILKENRYSGGKGIDVSRVLTSLGIANKALGFVGGFTGDELEGRLLNEGIACDFVRIAGETRTNIIINDADAGKQLIFNAEGPEIQPYELMNLMRKIEDLTQPDLVVISGSLPRMINPEIYRRIIDIAKHKGATVVLDTDGEALKLGIRGKPDIIKPNLHELERLVDRSLETLEDILQAARDVQKRGINTVLVSMGARGMLLISDDTAFKAVPPEVEIVNTIGAGDSSVAGFVYGRVKNLQPDRSLACAVAAGAATVMRPGTALCTAEDFNELLDRVNVEQI; from the coding sequence ATGGTCGAAACAGTGACATTGAACCCCGCACTGGATCGAACATTGTGGGTTAAGTCGATACGACCCGATGATTCGAATCGTATTTTGAAGGAAAACCGCTATTCGGGCGGGAAAGGGATAGATGTCTCTCGCGTGCTGACCAGTCTGGGGATCGCCAACAAGGCGCTCGGTTTCGTCGGAGGTTTTACCGGGGACGAACTGGAGGGGCGTCTTCTGAACGAAGGGATTGCCTGCGATTTTGTCCGCATCGCCGGAGAGACCCGAACCAACATTATCATCAATGACGCGGATGCGGGCAAACAGCTCATCTTCAATGCGGAAGGGCCGGAGATTCAACCCTATGAGCTGATGAACCTGATGCGCAAAATCGAAGACCTGACTCAGCCGGACCTCGTGGTCATCAGCGGCAGTCTGCCCCGCATGATCAACCCTGAAATCTATCGCCGGATCATCGATATTGCCAAGCACAAAGGTGCAACCGTGGTTCTCGACACCGACGGCGAGGCACTCAAGCTCGGCATTCGCGGAAAACCGGACATCATCAAACCCAACCTGCATGAACTGGAAAGACTCGTGGACCGCTCTTTGGAAACCCTGGAGGACATCCTGCAGGCGGCCCGGGATGTGCAGAAACGTGGGATCAATACCGTCCTCGTGTCCATGGGCGCCAGGGGCATGCTGCTGATCAGCGACGATACGGCTTTCAAGGCGGTTCCCCCCGAGGTGGAGATCGTCAACACCATCGGGGCTGGGGATTCCTCCGTGGCGGGTTTTGTCTATGGCCGGGTGAAAAACCTCCAGCCGGACAGATCGCTGGCCTGTGCCGTGGCGGCGGGAGCGGCAACGGTCATGCGACCAGGTACGGCCCTGTGCACGGCCGAGGATTTCAACGAACTCCTCGATCGGGTCAATGTGGAACAGATTTAA